One Callospermophilus lateralis isolate mCalLat2 chromosome 6, mCalLat2.hap1, whole genome shotgun sequence genomic region harbors:
- the LOC143400997 gene encoding putative vomeronasal receptor-like protein 4, with the protein MILHLVKGIIFMFLIGLGVVGNILVLVNYMGLFRSTMKSIHLILIHLAFTNMITLFSKVMPRTITSLGLRHLIGDTACKIIVYLGRVARGLSICTTSLLTVVQAITISPRASRWRRLQPRSAWHLLPLLLFCWILNSLISMNLTFYSKNISSMNTSQFTSGYNYCYLQPQTGIIRWIFILLMVLRDAVFQGVMGGASGYMVFLLHKHHQQVLHLQTSKLLYRTPPEMKAAKSVLLLMLCFLLFYWADCFMTLHVTFSLEKRFLEVSVLELVNLGYAVLSPFVLIHRDGHLAECCPAQ; encoded by the coding sequence atgattttgCATCTTGTCAAGGGGATAATCTTCATGTTTCTAATAGGACTTGGAGTTGTGGGGAACATCTTGGTTCTTGTGAACTATATGGGCTTGTTTAGAAGCACCATGAAATCTATCCACCTCATTCTCATTCATTTGGCTTTTACAAATATGATAACACTTTTTTCAAAAGTAATGCCAAGGACAATTACCAGTTTGGGGTTGAGACACCTCATAGGTGATACAGCCTGTAAGATCATAGTTTATCTTGGCAGGGTAGCCCGGGGCCTGTCCATCTGCACCACCAGTCTCCTCACAGTGGTCCAGGCCATCACCATCAGCCCCAGAGCCTCCAGGTGGAGGAGGCTGCAGCCCAGGTCTGCATGGCACCTGCTTCCCTTGTTGCTCTTCTGTTGGATTCTCAATTCCTTGATAAGCATGAATTTAACATTTTACTCCAAAAATATCAGCAGCATGAACACATCACAATTTACTAGTGGTTACAACTATTGTTATTTACAACCACAAACCGGGATAATTAGATGGATTTTTATTCTTCTCATGGTCCTTCGAGATGCTGTGTTCCAGGGTGTCATGGGCGGGGCCAGTGGCTACATGGTCTTCCTCCTCCACAAGCACCACCAGCAGGTGCTCCACCTTCAGACCTCCAAGCTCCTCTACAGAACTCCTCCTGAGATGAAGGCTGCGAAGAGTGTTCTCCTTCTGATGCTCTGCTTTCTCCTCTTCTATTGGGCAGACTGTTTTATGACTTTACATGTAACTTTCTCCTTAGAGAAGCGTTTCCTAGAAGTCAGTGTTCTAGAACTTGTGAACCTTGGCTACgcagtcctcagcccatttgtgctGATTCACAGGGATGGACACCTGGCTGAGTGTTGTCCTGCTCAGTGA